DNA sequence from the Aliivibrio wodanis genome:
ACAACGGCGGTTATGGTAAATAAAGAACCATAGTCACTTGTTAGGTGAATTTACTCGATGCTATTGACAAGCACACGAAAAGAAGTAAATATAAGTTATACAAACAATATAACTTATAGGTACATCATGGCAATCGACCCAACAACAAACAAACCAATAGTGATTAATGAACAGTACGCACAGGAAGCAAAAACAACTCTTACTCGTTCAGAAGCAGCTGAAGCCCGTAGAACCTTGGAAGGTATGCAGAAGAGCTACCTTGACCTTCGCCCTATCGCAACAAATCGCATGATGGAAGCAGCAAAAAAACAAGATCTAACAAGTATGGTAGCGATCACTGCAGACCTAGAATCCCTTGAAAAAATGAAAGGTAATATCGAAACGATTACTAACATGGTTAACTCTGCCGTTATTGATACTGACAAACGTACCACTTCCGTAGAAAGGAAAGAGATTCGAGGTTTTTACAACTCAGGAAAGTATGACCAGAACGACTTAGCTCATCAGTACGATTTGTCACAACCTGGTATATCCAAAATCCTTAAATCAGATAATTAGTACTTTTATGCTGACTGGTAACCTACTGGTCAGTTTTCACCTAACGCCTGCATAACACGTTTGCTACTATGCAGATTAAGCCTAAATTTACCACTTAATACGGTAAACCAAAAGACAATCTAGAATGCCGAATGTAGCAAATCGTGTTGATGCATTTGTTATGTTTCAATTAATTCAATGATGTCTTCACAATTACCAATAACAAGATCAATCGATATCGCTTGCTCTAACTTAAAAGATAAATCAGAAAATACAATCCGAAACTCATTTTGATGTTCATAGTTTTGTGACTTTTGAAAAGTATTCCATTGCCACTTTTGGTTTTGCAATGATTCTTTGGTCACTTCAAGTGATCGATTATAATTAACCTTACCTATATGTGGATTAGAAAAATTATACTTATCATGTCGTAATTGTTCCGCAATTCGATTTACAAACTTAGTGATGTTTGTAATTTTAATAATTGAATCATAGTGCTTATCAAGCCCAAGTAAAGTTGAATGTTTAGTGTTTGAATTTGCACAACACCAGATAAAAACCTCATTTAATGAACTCGTTGAATATTGGTGATTATTGACGGTTAATTCACCAAGTCCTTCTAAAGAATCACCTAACTCAACACTTTCAATACCTTGATAAAAAGACAAAGAGTTCAATCTAATTATACCCTTCGTTATGAGTTTCTTAGCCCAAGTTAATTCCATAGCTTTAATCAGAACATTCGGCGCTGGATATTCATTATATTCAATACCATCGACAATCCTCGTACCATTTATTGTTAAAGTATTCATACATCTCCTGAAACATAACGCCTGCATAACACGTTTGCTACCATGCAGATTAAACTCAAATTTACCACTTAATACGGTAAACTCAAAAAAACCTAGAATGCCGAATGTAGCAAATCGTGTTGATGCATTTGTTATAAGCCTACCCAAAGATACGTGACCATAAACCTTTCTTTTCCACTTTTTTGATTTTTACTATTTCTTGTCGACTATTTTCGGGAGCTTCTTTATGCCCATCTGAAGCTGAAATAAGTATATTTACTAGATTAAAAGTAGATTCATATTGGTCGACTTCACACGCTTGAACAGATTTCGTTTCTTTGAATAAGTTTCTAAAAATATCTTTCCAAGCATTGTAATATTTCAAACAATGCTTTTCCGTTCCAAACATTTGACCATACGAGCCGCAAAGTAATGCGTGAGTTATTCTCTTACGCTGCCCATTAATTAACTTAGCTTTGTTAATTTGCTCATCATTAAGAGCTACAAGTATTAATGAATTTTCCATAATTTTCCTTTTGGCTTATAACGCCTGCATAACACGTTTGCTACTATACAGACTTAGCTGAATTTTAACGCCTTAATCACTGAAACTAAAGGCAAACTGACAACGCCGAGTGTAGCAAATCGTGTTGATGCATTTGTTATGTGATTTTCATATGGGGCCAAAATGTAGTTTTTAAATTAGATAAAGTTTCCATATGCCATTCAAGTAGTTTTAATTTTTCTTCTGCAACTTTACTTCTTTTATCACCTTCAAGTAAGCTTTGACTACCGTCACTTGGGTATAGTTTTTGCTGACATGAAGCCAATGAAATTGAATTTTGATATATGTCGGAGATAAGCGTGGAGATGTCATTTTTGAATAAAAAAACAGCCTCAGATGCTTCAGAATTAAACTTTAAAGTATCTTGATCATTTGCATAACCCTGATGTCCAATTACTGATAAATGAAATTGGACACATTTATAAACAGCAAGCCTCCTCTCATACGTTTCATAATTCAATCTTTGTCGATTAATTACAAATTGTTGATAAGCTATATAAACGCCTACAATAGTCAAAATGGGAACGAGTAAGGCTGATAAAGTAGTGACCCAATCAGCCTCCACTTTAGAAATACTTTCTACTATTAGTTTTATTGGTTTTTCTGTAGTCATAGCTTTCTCCTAAATCACATAACATTTAATTATACGAACCTGATTCGTATATATTACCTCAAACAGTCCTAATTTCGGTGTTCATTATGCCCCTTATGTTAAACCCGTAAGTTAGCCTATAAAAACCATGCTTTCGCAGCCTCAGAAGCTCACAGTGCCGCTTTTTAGGTATAAACCACACCGATATACCCCTAAAGACGGTTGAAAGTTTATGACGCTTTCAGAGCGATTTACATAGCAATAAAATCTCGAACCGGCTCACACAAAAATTACCCTGTAACACCTATTTTTAGCACTTATCATTACGGTAAATTGGAATTCATTAAAATTCATCACAGTTTAATGAATTCTAGATATGAACAATGCAAATATAGAAAACTGTGTTAACTAATTTACTTCAAAAGTACCAAAAACAATGATCAACGCATCGACATATTCACCGGCTCCAGATTCAAGAAAAACCGGTTTAAAATTACGGCAGGCGATGTATTTCTTCTTTGACGGTACGTATGTCATCGAGTTCGGATTTGCAGTTAAGTACACTTGAAAGACTTTACTGACTTTTTGGCGACCAAGGCCCAGGTGAAAATAAATGTCTTTACTTGTGACATGTCCATTTAGTTTTAATTTTGCATCTATCAATTTTAAAACGACTTCATCTAGTAAGGCTTTACTCATTGTTTAATCTTCTCTTGTAAAGTTTTTAGTTCGACAAGAGTGTTATTAAGAACTGTTTTAACTTCTAATGTTTGCCCTTTCTTATCCTGTTCTAGCTGCTCAATACGTTTTTTAATATATTCATTCATGTCAAAATCCATTTCGTTCTCCCTGTGTTTTTTAATTAACGTGTCTACTTGATCTACAAGCAGCGCCGGAACTCTAATCAACTTACTTCCAGCACCTTTTTTTCTCCCCGAACCGGCTCTTGAACCGCCGTGGCCATAATTACCTTTATCTTGAGTAAGTAGATCTAACTGTTTTTCTTTTTTTGCCATTACCACACCACTTGATTTGTGTAACACAATTCAAGCTTAACAGTTACCTTTGCTTAAATACAGGTCGAATTTTAAAAATTGAGTTATAAAAAATAGATGCACCTACTTAGTTGAAATAGAAAAGATAAAATTGTAAAGTACAAATATTACTCAATCTTTGAGCAAACGTCGCATCCTGAAAGCGACATCACAATTGTGTGGTACGGATTAAGAAATATCACTTCAGCAGAACAAACAAACAAGAATTGAAACTTTGAGTAGACTCAAGGTGATTTTTTAGTTTGTTGTTACGTTCTCTCGCTACATACAAACACCACTTTTGCTTACAAATACAACTGAGATAGTTGTATTTGTCATATCTGCAAAAAACTCAAAACAACTAAGAGCGTTTCAGCTCTAGATCTAGCTTATATCTACAAAATCGCATCGAGCGCCGCTTTTTTCTTTTGCTTATTTAATGTGTTTACACATTGAAGAAGCAATCAACGCGCCCGGATTTTCATTGATTTATTTAAAAAACAAGAGGATACAGAGGACAAAAAAGACAAAACATAAAGCAAAAAAAGACAAAACAATGATTACAAGAAGAGCGTACAAAAAAATGTAATGAGCGTAGCTATTTCATTTGACGCAATTTAAAAGAATCGTTTGTGTACAAAGTGCAAGTCTAAGCATCTAAAAAAAGTAGACAGTTCACACTTACAGAATTGCGAGCATCGCTGCATTAAAAATAAAGAAACGAAAAAATAATGAGCATAGCTATTATTTGTTTTATAGAGAAAAACAATATGAGAATTACATCAACGTGCAGAAGCGAAAGAGCGAATCCCGATGCGAGAAATTTTGGACTTCGATCAAAAGATCCTGCTTTTGCTGCTGCAAATGCAGCACAAGAAGAATTCAATGCTGGTGAGATCGGCGGTGTTACAAAAGATTTAAAAATAATAAGCTTCAACGCTTTTTTAAACTTTCACGAAGATCACGACAACAAGATTAAAGACTTGAGAAAAATAGAATCAAGTCATCTTCAAAGTTACTCAGAACACTTACACGAACGAATTGAAAACGAAGAAATCACCGGCGCAACTGCTGGAAATTACATTTCGCATATTGAAACGCTGTTAAATCAAATTAGAGATGATGATGCAGTTAAATTTGATAGCTCAGCAAGAGCAGAACTATCGAGAGATAACACTGCGCGCTTAGATCGAGAAGTTAGCAGATCGACACTAGAAGATGTGAAATCTCACTTGAATGAAAATCATTCTGCAATGCTTTCATTGCAAAGAGAACTCGGTTTAAGATTTGAAGAATCAGCAAAATTTAATGCTACTGCAGCGTTATCAAAAATCGAAGCAGGCGCAAAAGAAATAAAAATCGAAGCCGCGACAACGAAAGGCGGCCGGCCAAGATGCATTCCGTTTTCCCCTTCAGCCGCTTCAGCAATTGCTGAAGCGGCTGAAATTCAAGAAAGTGCTCGTTCGATGATTCCGCCAGATCTTTCTTACAAAACATTTCGAAACGAATGCTACAACAGTATGCAAAATGAAGAAATTAAGCATCACGCACTTCGTCACACGTACGCGTACAACGAGTACAGAGAGTCTTGGACAGAAAAAGGCTACAAAGACATAGAGCCACCGGTCAAATCTGGCATAGAGCCACCCATTGCTGGTGACAGGGCTGATATGCAACGATATCGCGCTGAAAAAATAGATTATCTTCAAGAAAAAACTGGATTAAGCAGAAATGAAGTAAAAGAAATTGAAAGAGAAATTCGATTAGATGTCTCAGAAAAGCTCGGACACTCTAGAGTGGCTATTACAAACAAATACTTGGGTTAATTTATGTCGCTAAAACAGCTAGAAAATGAATTTAAGAACAAAGCAAAAAATTGGAAAAAAAAGGTAATAAGACTTATGCAAAAAAGCAGTTTAATACAGCGCTCTTAATGCTTCGAGATATAAAAGAAAACGATACAGCAGTGATCGATTTAAAAGATATTAATCAAAAGCACTTCAGATCGTATTTTGATCGTATGAAAGAAAAAGATCGCTCTGATGCGACAATTTACGATCATTTTCGTGCAGCTCAAAAAATAACAAAAGAAGTTCTGAGCTGGCATTCAGAACTAAAGAAAACAGATGTTGTAAAACAAGCAAGAGAAAAGCTATTTAGTGTTTTAAAAGAGCAGCAACGAAATCGATGTTACACAAAAAATGAGTTAATCGATAAGATCGAAGTTCACCAGAAGATAATTAAAAATCTTCAAAAGAAACTCGCTGAATTTGAAAAATAAGCTTCTTTACTGCAAGAATCGCTTTTTGCAAAATCTTCAGCAATTT
Encoded proteins:
- a CDS encoding putative uncharacterized protein (No significant database matches), which gives rise to MAKKEKQLDLLTQDKGNYGHGGSRAGSGRKKGAGSKLIRVPALLVDQVDTLIKKHRENEMDFDMNEYIKKRIEQLEQDKKGQTLEVKTVLNNTLVELKTLQEKIKQ
- a CDS encoding putative DNA-binding protein (No significant database matches): MAIDPTTNKPIVINEQYAQEAKTTLTRSEAAEARRTLEGMQKSYLDLRPIATNRMMEAAKKQDLTSMVAITADLESLEKMKGNIETITNMVNSAVIDTDKRTTSVERKEIRGFYNSGKYDQNDLAHQYDLSQPGISKILKSDN
- a CDS encoding putative DNA-binding protein, translated to MSKALLDEVVLKLIDAKLKLNGHVTSKDIYFHLGLGRQKVSKVFQVYLTANPNSMTYVPSKKKYIACRNFKPVFLESGAGEYVDALIIVFGTFEVN
- a CDS encoding putative uncharacterized protein (No significant database matches), producing the protein MTTEKPIKLIVESISKVEADWVTTLSALLVPILTIVGVYIAYQQFVINRQRLNYETYERRLAVYKCVQFHLSVIGHQGYANDQDTLKFNSEASEAVFLFKNDISTLISDIYQNSISLASCQQKLYPSDGSQSLLEGDKRSKVAEEKLKLLEWHMETLSNLKTTFWPHMKIT
- a CDS encoding putative uncharacterized protein (No significant database matches) codes for the protein MEKKGNKTYAKKQFNTALLMLRDIKENDTAVIDLKDINQKHFRSYFDRMKEKDRSDATIYDHFRAAQKITKEVLSWHSELKKTDVVKQAREKLFSVLKEQQRNRCYTKNELIDKIEVHQKIIKNLQKKLAEFEK
- a CDS encoding putative phage integrase, giving the protein MSIAIICFIEKNNMRITSTCRSERANPDARNFGLRSKDPAFAAANAAQEEFNAGEIGGVTKDLKIISFNAFLNFHEDHDNKIKDLRKIESSHLQSYSEHLHERIENEEITGATAGNYISHIETLLNQIRDDDAVKFDSSARAELSRDNTARLDREVSRSTLEDVKSHLNENHSAMLSLQRELGLRFEESAKFNATAALSKIEAGAKEIKIEAATTKGGRPRCIPFSPSAASAIAEAAEIQESARSMIPPDLSYKTFRNECYNSMQNEEIKHHALRHTYAYNEYRESWTEKGYKDIEPPVKSGIEPPIAGDRADMQRYRAEKIDYLQEKTGLSRNEVKEIEREIRLDVSEKLGHSRVAITNKYLG
- a CDS encoding putative uncharacterized protein (No significant database matches); this translates as MNTLTINGTRIVDGIEYNEYPAPNVLIKAMELTWAKKLITKGIIRLNSLSFYQGIESVELGDSLEGLGELTVNNHQYSTSSLNEVFIWCCANSNTKHSTLLGLDKHYDSIIKITNITKFVNRIAEQLRHDKYNFSNPHIGKVNYNRSLEVTKESLQNQKWQWNTFQKSQNYEHQNEFRIVFSDLSFKLEQAISIDLVIGNCEDIIELIET